One genomic region from Ralstonia pickettii DTP0602 encodes:
- a CDS encoding peptidase C39 (K06992: K06992): MMMPLRRLLTSVSFLLAAGAIPCAQAADTVLYGPVGEPYSVRVTSVREARFKSTIRQQYDFSCGSAAVATLLTYQYGHPMNEATVFQNMYLNGDQQKIRAEGFSLLDMKRFLAALGYEADGYELPLSKLEETQVPAIVLIVENGYHHFVVVKGVKGNRVLVGDPARGTRAMSREHFETIWDSQLLFVIHNRTEKARFNLAADWRVAPSGPYWMGVNRDSLFFTVMPKHGVSDF; this comes from the coding sequence ATGATGATGCCGCTGCGAAGGTTGTTGACGTCTGTATCGTTTCTGCTGGCCGCGGGGGCTATCCCTTGCGCGCAGGCGGCCGACACCGTGCTCTACGGCCCGGTCGGCGAACCCTACAGCGTCAGGGTCACCAGTGTTCGCGAGGCGCGCTTCAAGTCCACGATCCGCCAGCAATACGATTTCAGTTGCGGCTCGGCCGCGGTGGCCACGCTGTTGACTTACCAGTACGGCCATCCGATGAACGAGGCCACCGTGTTCCAGAACATGTACCTCAACGGCGACCAGCAGAAGATTCGCGCCGAGGGGTTCTCGCTGCTGGACATGAAGCGCTTCCTGGCCGCGCTCGGCTACGAGGCCGACGGCTATGAACTGCCGCTGTCCAAGCTGGAAGAAACGCAGGTGCCCGCCATCGTGCTGATCGTGGAAAACGGCTATCACCATTTCGTGGTGGTCAAGGGCGTGAAAGGCAATCGCGTGCTGGTCGGCGATCCCGCGCGCGGCACACGCGCCATGTCACGCGAGCATTTCGAGACGATCTGGGACAGCCAGCTGCTGTTCGTGATCCATAACCGCACGGAGAAGGCGCGGTTCAACCTGGCTGCCGACTGGCGCGTCGCGCCAAGCGGCCCTTACTGGATGGGAGTCAACCGGGATAGCCTGTTCTTCACCGTCATGCCCAAGCATGGCGTTAGCGATTTCTGA
- a CDS encoding acetate kinase, giving the protein MKKRSMQGIRNAGCSTLLLLGGLAQAQTPPDAGPAAAGLEALQKELADQATQLDAMKRALAEQEAVIRELRNVIGTEVLANKRGGQRAGPGVSPSDNATNAATAAAAASATQSAPNAVNNPQQIILQPPQDMAQGPQAGESADGQTVALEEPVGRPPEEDRRPPEIAPIIDQPGVLTAQGKLVIEPGFQYGYSSNNRVALVGYTVIPAILIGLIDVREVKTSTYIPSVAFRYGLTKRLEIEAKVPYVHSSGQTVSREVFTGTAVDRVFNASGSGIGDVEATVRYQLNYGNEKIPYFVGWLRYKSATGKDPFEVVTDCVTRCVGNATGTGLPLGLPTGTGFQAIQPGITWLLPTDPAVFFGTFSYLHNFARDNVSRTVLNGEKEPLGKIAPGDIFEFSFGMGLSLNEKASFSIGYDQAIIWPTKQNGQTVPGSVRVTQGTLLVGYSYRFNNRYTLNLSVGAGLTRDTPDLQVNLRLPITF; this is encoded by the coding sequence ATGAAGAAGCGGTCGATGCAGGGCATTCGCAATGCGGGATGCTCGACGTTACTGTTGCTCGGCGGTCTGGCGCAGGCCCAGACGCCGCCGGATGCGGGACCAGCCGCAGCCGGACTGGAAGCGCTGCAGAAGGAACTCGCCGACCAGGCCACCCAGCTCGACGCCATGAAGCGGGCGCTGGCCGAACAGGAGGCGGTGATCCGCGAGCTGCGCAACGTGATCGGCACCGAGGTGCTGGCCAACAAGCGCGGCGGCCAGCGCGCGGGGCCCGGCGTGTCGCCGTCCGACAATGCCACCAACGCCGCCACCGCGGCGGCCGCTGCCAGCGCCACGCAGTCAGCGCCCAACGCGGTCAACAACCCGCAGCAGATCATTCTCCAGCCACCGCAGGACATGGCCCAGGGTCCGCAGGCGGGCGAGTCCGCCGACGGGCAGACCGTGGCCCTGGAAGAACCCGTGGGCCGCCCGCCGGAGGAAGACCGCCGTCCGCCCGAGATCGCACCGATCATCGACCAGCCTGGCGTGCTGACCGCCCAGGGCAAGCTGGTGATCGAGCCCGGCTTCCAGTACGGCTATTCCTCCAATAACCGCGTCGCGCTGGTCGGCTACACGGTCATCCCGGCCATCCTGATCGGCCTGATCGATGTGCGCGAGGTCAAGACCTCGACCTACATCCCGTCGGTCGCGTTTCGCTACGGCTTGACCAAGCGGCTGGAAATCGAAGCCAAGGTGCCTTACGTGCATTCATCGGGCCAGACCGTCAGCCGCGAGGTATTCACCGGCACGGCCGTCGACCGCGTGTTCAATGCGAGCGGCAGCGGCATCGGCGACGTCGAAGCGACGGTGCGCTACCAGCTCAACTACGGCAATGAGAAGATTCCATACTTCGTCGGCTGGCTGCGCTACAAGTCCGCGACCGGCAAGGACCCGTTCGAGGTCGTGACCGATTGCGTGACGCGCTGCGTGGGCAATGCCACTGGCACCGGCCTGCCGCTGGGGCTGCCTACCGGCACCGGCTTCCAGGCGATCCAGCCCGGCATCACCTGGCTGCTGCCGACCGACCCGGCGGTGTTCTTCGGCACCTTCAGCTACCTGCACAACTTTGCGCGCGACAACGTGAGCCGCACCGTGCTCAACGGCGAGAAGGAACCGCTGGGCAAGATCGCGCCGGGGGATATCTTCGAGTTCAGCTTCGGCATGGGCCTGTCGCTCAACGAGAAGGCCTCGTTCAGTATCGGCTATGACCAGGCCATCATCTGGCCGACCAAGCAGAACGGCCAGACCGTGCCGGGTTCGGTGCGCGTAACCCAGGGCACCTTGCTGGTGGGGTATTCGTACCGCTTCAACAACCGCTATACGCTGAACCTGTCGGTGGGTGCTGGCCTGACCCGCGACACGCCAGACCTGCAAGTCAACCTCCGCCTGCCGATCACTTTCTGA
- a CDS encoding membrane protein, which translates to MRKRIFWLLPDLASARRTMDDLLLARIENRHIHFVARDGADMTGLHEANLFQTSDIVHAAEMGLVVGGGVGVVAGAVVAMFPIVSDTPQWGLVGVLAVLGAVFGAWAASMIGSSAPNSRLRAFEKDIEAGKILLMLDVPRSRVEEVETLLQNAHPEARFAGLDPAVPAFP; encoded by the coding sequence ATGCGCAAACGCATCTTCTGGTTGTTGCCCGACCTGGCGAGTGCCCGCCGCACCATGGACGACCTGCTGCTCGCCCGCATCGAGAACCGCCACATACACTTCGTGGCGCGGGACGGTGCGGATATGACGGGCCTGCACGAAGCCAACCTGTTCCAGACCTCTGACATCGTGCATGCCGCCGAGATGGGCCTGGTGGTGGGTGGCGGCGTCGGCGTCGTGGCAGGTGCCGTGGTGGCAATGTTCCCGATTGTCAGCGACACCCCGCAGTGGGGCCTGGTCGGCGTGCTGGCGGTGCTCGGCGCGGTGTTCGGCGCATGGGCCGCGAGCATGATCGGCAGCTCGGCGCCCAACAGCCGGCTGCGCGCGTTCGAGAAGGACATCGAGGCAGGCAAGATCCTGCTGATGTTGGATGTGCCGCGCAGCCGTGTCGAGGAGGTCGAAACGCTGCTGCAGAATGCCCATCCGGAAGCACGCTTTGCCGGGCTGGATCCGGCGGTGCCGGCTTTCCCCTGA
- a CDS encoding ABC transporter permease — protein sequence MKAKWIACGMLAATLGWAAQAALAEPGVTRSTIRIGQSAGVTGPVAGSVKEQIAGAQVYLRTVNASGGVAGRRIELVTYDDGFDAKRTPDNVRKLIDEDKVFALFMVRGTPQNESILPIIAEHKVPLVAPLTGAITLHRPVNRYVFNVRAKYQDEVARAINHLATSGMSRIGIFYAGDGFGKDVLEGFNSALQARGVQPAATATFARPMGDISQGVAAIHKANPQAVLVIGSGSEAARIIRELRGAGSEAQFVTLSNNAADSFIRELGADARGLIITQVVPGTNSSQMTLASEYRSLAKQQGVEPSNAGMEGFMSAKVLVEGLRRAGPDLTRERLVNALEGMRDYDLGGILISYSPTRHTGSSFVEMSIVSSTGKLIR from the coding sequence ATGAAGGCGAAATGGATCGCGTGCGGCATGCTGGCCGCCACGCTGGGATGGGCTGCGCAGGCGGCGCTGGCGGAACCGGGCGTGACACGCTCCACTATCCGCATCGGACAGTCCGCGGGCGTTACCGGTCCGGTGGCCGGTTCGGTCAAGGAGCAAATCGCCGGCGCGCAGGTTTACCTGCGCACCGTCAACGCCAGCGGCGGCGTGGCGGGCCGGCGCATTGAACTGGTGACCTACGACGACGGCTTCGATGCCAAGCGCACCCCCGACAACGTGCGCAAGCTGATCGACGAGGACAAGGTGTTCGCCCTCTTCATGGTGCGCGGCACGCCGCAGAACGAAAGCATCCTGCCCATCATCGCCGAGCACAAGGTGCCGCTGGTGGCGCCGCTCACCGGCGCCATCACGCTGCACCGGCCGGTGAACCGCTACGTCTTCAACGTGCGCGCCAAATACCAGGACGAGGTCGCGCGCGCGATCAACCACCTGGCCACGTCGGGCATGAGCCGCATTGGCATCTTCTACGCCGGCGACGGCTTCGGCAAGGACGTGCTCGAAGGCTTCAACAGCGCGCTGCAGGCGCGTGGCGTGCAGCCGGCGGCCACCGCAACCTTCGCGCGGCCGATGGGCGACATCAGCCAGGGCGTGGCCGCCATCCACAAGGCCAACCCGCAGGCGGTGCTGGTGATCGGCTCGGGCTCCGAGGCGGCGCGCATCATCCGCGAGCTGCGCGGTGCCGGCAGCGAGGCGCAGTTCGTCACGCTGTCCAACAATGCCGCCGATTCGTTTATCCGCGAACTGGGCGCGGATGCGCGCGGGCTGATCATCACGCAGGTGGTGCCGGGCACCAACTCCAGCCAGATGACGCTGGCCAGCGAATACCGCAGCCTGGCCAAGCAGCAGGGCGTGGAGCCATCCAACGCCGGCATGGAGGGCTTCATGTCGGCCAAGGTGCTGGTCGAAGGGCTGCGCCGCGCCGGTCCCGACCTGACGCGCGAGCGGCTGGTCAATGCGCTCGAAGGCATGCGCGACTACGATCTCGGCGGCATCCTGATCAGCTACAGCCCGACGCGGCACACCGGCTCGTCGTTTGTCGAGATGTCGATCGTCTCGTCCACCGGCAAGCTGATCCGCTGA
- a CDS encoding glucose-1-dehydrogenase (Converts glucose to D-glucono-1,5 lactone~K00046: idnO; gluconate 5-dehydrogenase [EC:1.1.1.69]) produces MQAVRAALRCPDCCGIFARMATSTPSPDAGVPDRAARTQFSLHGRVALVTGGAQGLGLAIAAGLADAGAHVLVVARNAQRVQDAVAKLAARGTSAEALVLDITDEVAVAAAFERIDTTHGRLDILVNNAGARNRSTMADLDAGDLRAMLETNLVAPYTLCRLAAQRMRRGQYGRIVNVSSIAGQVARAGDVLYPATKGGLDALTRAMAADLGRYGVTVNAIAPGYFATEPNQPMVEDESVAEWLRQRTSLGRWGQPDEVAGAAVFLASPAASYITGHVLAVDGGYLGHF; encoded by the coding sequence TTGCAGGCAGTCCGGGCGGCGCTGCGCTGCCCGGACTGCTGCGGTATATTCGCCCGCATGGCTACCTCTACTCCATCCCCCGATGCCGGCGTGCCCGACCGCGCCGCGCGTACCCAATTCTCGCTGCATGGCCGCGTCGCGCTGGTGACCGGCGGCGCGCAGGGCCTGGGCCTGGCGATCGCCGCCGGGCTGGCCGATGCCGGCGCGCATGTGCTGGTCGTGGCGCGCAATGCGCAGCGCGTGCAGGATGCCGTCGCCAAGCTGGCCGCGCGCGGCACCAGCGCCGAGGCGCTGGTGCTCGACATCACCGACGAGGTCGCGGTCGCGGCCGCGTTCGAGCGCATCGACACCACCCACGGCCGGCTCGACATCCTGGTCAACAACGCCGGCGCGCGCAATCGCAGCACCATGGCCGACCTGGATGCCGGCGACCTGCGCGCCATGCTCGAGACCAACCTGGTCGCACCCTATACGCTGTGCCGCCTTGCCGCGCAGCGCATGCGCCGCGGGCAGTACGGCCGCATCGTCAACGTCAGCTCGATCGCGGGCCAGGTCGCGCGCGCCGGCGATGTGCTCTATCCCGCCACCAAGGGCGGCCTGGACGCACTGACACGCGCGATGGCCGCCGACCTCGGCCGCTACGGCGTCACCGTCAACGCGATCGCGCCGGGCTACTTCGCCACCGAGCCCAACCAGCCGATGGTCGAGGACGAGAGCGTGGCCGAATGGCTGCGCCAGCGCACCTCGCTGGGCCGCTGGGGCCAGCCCGATGAAGTGGCGGGTGCAGCGGTGTTCCTGGCTTCGCCGGCGGCGTCCTATATCACTGGGCATGTGCTGGCCGTTGATGGCGGCTACCTCGGGCACTTCTGA
- a CDS encoding LysR family transcriptional regulator, giving the protein MNLSVKHLRAFVALATYRNFTRAARACHLSQSAFSALVQTLEEQAGSRLFERTTRHVELSSDGVRFEQTARRLLADFETAFEDLRAHAERRKGRVSIAALPSLAGGDLPPLLAQFHAQYPGIVLELFDQLADGCIELVRQGRADFALTPAPAQDDDLRVEPLVRDTFHLVCPADHPLARKRRIEPQALAGVPFIQLSRTTSVRQHLDAALHPLRLNSVMEVEHLATVAALVQAGLGVSAVPSLALFQFRREGLAIRPLQLPSLVRDICLVRMKDRGDSAAAAAMIECLQAFYSGGKPSARR; this is encoded by the coding sequence ATGAACCTGTCGGTCAAGCACCTGCGCGCCTTTGTGGCGCTGGCTACCTACCGCAACTTCACCCGCGCGGCGCGCGCCTGCCATCTGTCGCAGTCGGCGTTCAGCGCGCTGGTGCAGACGCTGGAGGAGCAGGCCGGCAGCCGGCTGTTCGAGCGCACCACGCGGCACGTGGAGCTGAGCAGCGACGGGGTGCGCTTCGAGCAAACCGCGCGCCGGTTGCTGGCCGACTTCGAGACCGCGTTCGAAGACTTGCGTGCGCACGCCGAGCGGCGCAAGGGCCGCGTGTCGATCGCGGCATTGCCGTCGCTGGCGGGCGGCGACCTGCCGCCGCTGCTGGCGCAGTTCCACGCGCAGTATCCGGGCATCGTGCTGGAGCTGTTTGACCAGCTTGCCGACGGCTGCATCGAGCTGGTCCGACAGGGCCGCGCCGACTTTGCGCTGACCCCGGCGCCGGCACAGGACGACGACCTGCGCGTGGAACCGCTGGTGCGAGACACCTTCCACTTGGTATGCCCGGCGGACCATCCGCTGGCGCGCAAGCGACGCATCGAGCCCCAGGCGCTGGCGGGCGTGCCGTTTATCCAGCTGTCGCGCACGACCAGCGTGCGCCAGCACCTGGATGCGGCGCTGCACCCGTTGCGCCTGAACAGCGTGATGGAGGTAGAGCACCTGGCGACCGTGGCGGCGCTGGTGCAGGCCGGCCTGGGCGTCAGTGCCGTGCCCTCGCTGGCGCTGTTCCAGTTCCGGCGCGAAGGGCTGGCGATCCGGCCGCTGCAGCTGCCGTCACTGGTGCGCGATATCTGCCTGGTACGGATGAAGGACCGCGGCGACTCTGCCGCCGCGGCTGCGATGATCGAGTGCCTGCAAGCGTTCTATAGCGGCGGCAAGCCATCGGCGCGGCGCTGA